GACTTTGTACGACCTGACCAAGCACCATTAGCTATTGCCCCGTCCCCACAGGGGGCTTCAGGGCCAGCAGAACCAGTGTCAGAGACTCTTTGAACCTGCTTACAATGAGCCTTCTTGCTCGCCCTTGCCTTTGGGAGCACCGCAGGCAGCAGAGCCTGAGGTCTGTCCTTCTTTCTCCTACTTCAGCCTCCCTCAGCCTACCTCTGTGCCTCCCTGCTGGACTTGGCTACCCATTTGCCTCCTGCACCCCCTCCTAAAGGAAGGTATCTCAGAGGCTGGGAGGAGGTGTGGGATTTTCCTGAGCTGTCCCTGACTGCAGGCAGTGTCTGCACTCCCTGCTGGAATGTAGTGAGAAGCTTCCCTCGTCACCCTGGCAAGGCATCCTGGGGCCTGTGCATGTGGCTATTTTGGTCCATCTTTTTATCACACACTCCTCCCTGTAGAATTTGCCCAATTAAAACCTTGCAATCTGGAGCCTTCACTCTCAGAGGCAGTGAGTGCTTGGAAGGTCCCCTTCCCGGACACGCCATGGCTGCACGGACTGTCCCCCATGCCTACCCCATGAGTTCGGAGTACGAGTTTGCCAACCCTAGCAAGATCTACGACCAGAACTTTGGAGAAGGTAAGAAAGGAGATGGGAAACCCTCCCCCCGACACCTTTCTCTCCTCTGGTGCAGGAGGGCTGGTAGAGTCCTCCTGGGGAGATTGAGCTCCAGAGCAGGCTAGGGAAGCTGGAGCCAAGGAAATTTGCGCATAAGAACCCAGGTCAAATCAGCAGGGAATATCCAGGGAATATCCAGGGCTCTCTCTTCAGGTCCACTTTCTCCATCCATGCCTACTGCTGTCTCTCCTGTCCCTCTCTCATGCCCCCAATGGTCTGGCATTCATGCATATGCTGTGCAAACATGGAGCAAAATGCTCCCGGGCGGGGGGATTTTTTGCAGCCTGAGGCTGTGGAGAAAAGCTGAGCTGGGGTGttcagcacaaagccaggcagtggctggcagaggggaaggaatgTGGGCAGCAGCAGAACCATTCAGCACCAGCACAACAGCatgaaaaggcaaaaagctcCAAGGAAAGCCCCCTGGACAATGGCACACAAAAGGCCTTTAGTTCTTCAGGGCAGTTTCTTCACCATCAGCATTTTCCATGCCCATCCCTGGCTGTGGGCTTTGCACTGCAGAGCGCCCAGTGCACTTACCAGTCCCTCCCTGTCCACCCAGCAGACATGCGAAAGCTGGATGACTGCCCGTGGgttgctggcagctgccagctgtGTGGTGGGAGGCAGTGGCTGGCAGGCATCTGGCTCTGTGTGCGTTTTAGAGACACGAAGGTAGGAATCACGAGAGACTCCATCCATATTGTGCTGATGTGGTGGCAAAACCAAGGTGTTTGCCAGGTCCCAGCCTCCTCCTGTCACCCTCCCCTATCTGCTGCCAACCATCCTTCTCCAACTCCTTCGCCTGGAAACCCCACACTCCTCACTGAGTCTCATTTTCAGGTGTGTCCCCATGTGAGATTTTAGCCCCTGCCCTGTACCATGGCTACTACATCAGGCCTCGGATCAATAAGCAGCTGGATCGAGGCACCTCTGAGATCAGCCTTAATGAGCACAAATTCCAGGTGTTCCTGGATGTCTGTCACTTCCTGCCAGATGAGCTCACTGTCCGCACCGTAGACAACCTGCTGGAGGTGATGGGGCAGCACCCACAGAAGGCTGACCGGCATGGCTTCATCTCCCGAGAGTTCACCAGGACCTACATCCTCCCTCTGGATGTCGACCCATTGCTGGTGAGAGCCACATTGTCCCACGATGGCATCTTAAGCATTGTGGCTCCTCGGACGGGGAAGGAGGTGAAGGCCAGAGTCAACGAGGTGAAGATAACCCAACAGGAGCAGCCAGAAGAACAGtctgaggaaggaaaagggaaggaagagtccTAAAGGCCCCAGATCTGGGCTTGCACAGGGAAGGTGGGGGGAACAGGGGTGGGGAATCCACGGTGCCAGACCCCGATTTCTCACCATCAGTGTTTAGCAGGGCTGTGAGGCAGCCATATATATGCCAGACTTCTGCTTCTTAAGGCTGATGGCTGGAAAAAGGGACttggaactgaaaaaaagagggagactAAAGTGTTAGAGATGGTAATGCAAGTTTTCTCCTAGGTCAAGTGCTCACTGAACACCACGCAGGGTGCTCTTCTCTCACCCCACTCTCACACCAAACTGTGAGGCTGTGTCACAGTGGACTGCTAAACAGCTGCTGTGCTCTAGCCCAGAAGGGTActgggaagagggaagagatAACCCCAGTGCCTCACTTCTGAGCTGGTGGCTGACCTTTGTGGAGATAGAAGGTACTTGTTGGTCTGTAAAAGTGCCTGCAGCTCTCAGGAGGAGAGAGGAATAAATCTGCCTCTGATCTTCTCTTGTTTGCCTTGGATTCATGTTGGTTCTGGccaagctgctctgcagcaggaagGAGGGACAGTGCCTTAGCTTCTCCAGATGCTCACACTGAGCCCATCTGTGGAAATGGCATCAGTGGGGACTTGGAGGGATTCTGTCCATGAGGCAGCCAGGGGAACCTCTGTGATCGTCCCTCCTGGCCCAGGTGCAGCTGGAGTTGCTTGCTGCAGTGGGCAGCAGCTCAAGGAGAAAAGATGTAGAGTGATGGGCTCTTGGAGGCTCACCGTGCATTTCCAGACCTGCAGCTGCAGTTAGCCCAAGTAAACAAATGCCAAGCCATGGTCTCTGCTTGCTTCAGGCCTCTAGTTTATGGGACATAAGGCTTGTTCACACATAGACCTTCTCAGTCCCTGTGAAGAGAGTGAACCCCAAAATGCTGAAGGGAAAGGCCCTACTCAGATCCCAAGTGCCTTGCTGTCATCCCAGAACTCTGTAGAGTCACAGAGGGGATGAATTTTGCCCCTTTTGCAGACACCATGATGCTATCAGCTACATGAGAAATTTCGCTGTAGTCTTGTGATGTTGGGCCAGGGATCATGTGTGCTGCTGTCAGTGGCAGCTGCTGCCTTGGATGGCCTCGGGGGGCTCAGCAGATGCCAGTTGCAATCCTTGTCTTGTCAGAGCCAATTAAAGCAGCCAAAATGCTGTGTCACTGGCCAAATATGGGGGTCCCTGGCATGCCTGACTGCAGCCCTCCCACAGAGAAGAGAGGAGGTTCCAAGGTCCCTGTGGACAGAGCTTTTCGCTCTCCTTGCTGGGATGTGACCTGCAGGCTTTTGCACTCTGCCTCCATGAATACATAGGGCCAGAAATACCCTGCTCAGGAGTCTACCCCATGCAGCATACCTTCTCGTTTGCTGAAACAGTGGTATAAGGCTGCTCTTTCACCCTTGCCGGGCAAAGTGGGATCCAGACCAGAGTGAACCACTGTGCAGCTATTTTCTACTTCTCAGGGCCCCTGCCAGCAATGAGGACCAGAGTCAAATTaagagcagccctgcctgccagcctCATGAGAGAAAGTGGGAGGATGGCTAAGCCTCCATCCCCCCTGGCACAGATCAGATACCCATACTCACAGTTTGTGCTGCTGAGGGATGCCCTTACTCGTGAAGTAGGACCAGATAATCTGCTGCTAGTAAGTATTTCAGacactgtcaaaataaaaatcacctttaCAACGGGCTTTGTCTAAGTCATTAATAATAATTCCAGAGATAATCCTGGGCTAGTGACTTTTAATCACTTGAAGCAGCTGTTTGTAAGGGCAGGAACAGCCTAGTTCTTAACTGCTCCCCTGTATATAAGCCTCTCTCTGCTCCTCAGTGCACGGCACACCAGCCTCATGCACTGCACCAGATACACACCGCATCCCATTCACAGCAGCACCCACCCATGTCCTGAGTCCCAGGAGGACTGAGTTCCCAAGCCCATATCCCTGTGGTGAGGGCAGAGACCTGTGTCTGTGTATGGGGTCAGGTACAGCCATAAATTTCTTAGTCCCCTGCCATAAAAGGAGTCTTCAAACTCACAGCCACTTCAGAGAAGCAACTGTAAAAGGCTTTTCTTTGCCTCTGATCTGGCATCTtctgtgctggcaaggaggatcGATGGTCCTCTCACTCACTGCAGGCCTCCTGTCACTAGGATAAACATATTCACTGGATTGGGGATAGGGAGGATGGCCAACATATGACCTGAAAGCTGGGCAAAGGGTGCCTGGCTGAAGGAGTGCACATACTTACACAATACAGACATGGCACATGCTAGAGCATGGAATGCCATCTGGCTCTGCTCTGACTGCAACACAAGGGCTGTGGGTTGCTCAACCACTGGTGGCTGAAAACAGCATGTGGCCAGGGCTGGCACTGCACAGGGAGCGGGATCTACAACAAAAGTGCCCCAAACAGTTCAGAGCTCTCTCTCCTTCATTTTTTATAGACAGTGCCAGCACCACACCTATCACAGTGTGGTCCCAGTCCCCCAGTGTCTAAGGTGCCTTGACACTACTGCAATAGAAATGCACAGCATTAGTAGTCATTACACAgttctgttcctcctctggctttTATTAGCCCTGTCTTTGCTCTCAAACGAGTTCATTCTCTATTGCTGGGCACTTGCAGGCTTGTCCTGTGCCAGTTGCACAGCTTGTTACCCAGACGATGTCCCTGAGAGCATGAAGACAGCTGCCACGAGTAGTGATGCAGTGAGAGGGGCTGGCACTGCCTGGTGTTAGCCACTGCGCTGTTCCTCTGCACCCTGGCAGGCTTTGCACAAAATAGCCTGATCGGTTTGCTGAGCAGGAGCACTGGAAGCCATGCTCTTTTTATCCCTGCAGACACAGACTGAGGAGGGAATGCAGAATGGCAGCCAAATGCTCTCCAGCTCTGCCAATGTTTTTGAtgcctttctgtttctctggTGGACCTCAAACCAGCAGCTCCAGTATTTGTGAAATGGGCTGATGGGAACAGTctcccagcctttttttttcttcttctccacaaAGCAACAAAGCCCAAGTTATCCCAGAAATCAAAACAGACACTGGGTCACTAAATCAACAGTGTCTGTGGTGAACCCAGAGACACACAGTCTGCAACTTCCCAAGCAGGGACAGACTCCTGAGACCACCCCATCTTTGCAGGACCCTGAGAACATGGTCTTGTTGGGATAAGGACTGAATCGCATCTGCCTGCACAAATCTGGTCCTAAATTCTCCCTGGTGTGCTGTGGTGCAGGCTGAGCTGTGCAATTTCTCCAGCCACATGCTGAGGAGCAGTTTTGGAGTTCCAAAGCAGAAcccttctcctcctgccaccTTTGAAAAGGTACAAGCTTTGATCTGCACTTGGGCAGATGAGAAATGGTGCTGTAAGCCTGGCTGAGAGCATGGCTACAGCTGGAGTTGGGGACTAGGGCTGGTTCCTGAGATAGTCTGCCAGAAGTGTGAATTAAAACTTACCCACTTGTCAGCACATCCCATGAGGCATTCAGGCCTGCACAGTACTGGGGCTGACTGCCAAATCAAAGCTGTAGAGCACAGTTTCTGCCTGAGGACTACATTAACATGGTATCTTTCAGTATTGAGTATCAGCTCTCTTGGAGCTGCCAGAGATCAGCTACCTGTCATTCAGTCCAGGAATGACCAGCCACAGTCTGAAGGGCTCTCAACAGGGGTAGAGAGTTAAAATGCACATTAATGTTCCTGTCTGACATGCTGAGGGTTGAGCTTAAGAGCTATATTGCAGGCGCTTAATGATGCAAGGTCCCTCATGGGATTCTGTCATTCTCAAAAGCACAAATCTGTACACTTTCATCtaggtagctttaaaaaaaatggattctCAGTAAGGTCCCTGAGGTTGCATATGcctttctgcctgcagcagaagcagcagcgcTAGAGCTCAGCTGAGAGTAGACCTGCAAGCCTGCTCTCACCTTCAGTGGGGCATCACCTCCCTCCCAAGAAGATACGCTCTCTTCCACGGATGATGCCAGCCCATGCCACGCATTTTTCTGACATCCTGCTTGAGAGGCAATGATGAACAGCAGGAACAGCACTGACTGCTCCCACCCTGGTGTTTCTCCCTTTGTTCAGGGACATTTGAAGTCCCTCCTCCATCCTCTTTTGCATCACTGCTGGCATCAGCAGGACGGCGCTGGTGGGAGAGAGGGATAGCAGAGGGACACCCCCTGTGCAAATCATAATTTTAGCCCCAGGGCTGAGGCCTGGCGGCTCCCTGCTTCCTTGCCCTCTCCGCCCTGAGTAGCAAGAAGAGAGCGCTGGCCCGGGGGCACGGAGAGCCCAGGGCAAGCCCTCCGGTAGATGGCACGCACGGGCCTAGCAGAGAGTCACTGCGGCGATGGAGAGAAATCCGACACTGCCAGACACTCCCTTGGAATAGCCAGGGGCCGAGCAGGAACCAGGAAATACAAGCTCTCCCTGTCCAGAAAACGCTTCTACTTCATGGAGGAAGGAGCGACATGGGCAATCTCTGCAGCTGCGGGCGACCGTGGTGAGTACGGCATCCGCCAGGTACGGGGATGGCGAAGGAAACTCGGGGCAGCCCAAGCGGAAGTTTGAGTGGACTTTGCAAGCTTTGCTTCCCAGTGCTGGGTTCGCCAGGGCTCCCGCCTCGCTCTCAGCCCTGTACCTCGCCAGCTCGCACAGAAACGGAGAGCAAGCGAGCAGGGGCCCTGGGTCACTACTGTGCAGgcgccggcgggggcgggaggctggggcagcccctgcctgccaaAGACATCGTGGGGGGAGGCGAAGGGGCTCTGTTGCACCCATCTCTCAGCCCAGAGCTGTGGCACCTCCTGGGACTGGCAGCTTGGGTTCCCGCAGCCATGCCAGCAGCTGAGAATAGCTCAGTTCTAGGAAGGATCTAGTTAAATTCCCTGTCCTTGCCCCAGTGGTCTCCGGCCAGGTAGACACCGTAAGGTATCCCCTTGGCATACTGcagggagggggccctggggCAGTGGTGGTGGCACTGAGGGGCTGGTGGGTCAGCTACCCCATCCTGCTCTCTCAGCTCCTCcggcccctctccctgcctgcgtCTGTCTGGACTTTATTTGTGCTTGGGAAATCCTGGCCACGTTTTTCAGATGTTGTTGCTCTTTCTCCCTGGGAGGAAGGATGACAGTTTAATCCCTCCTGGCTCATGTTGTGCCCCGGACCTCCTGCTTACAGAAAAAGGGCACGGCGGAGCATCGTTCGGTGCCAAGTGGAAATATTTTCGGCTCTGAGCGTGATACAAGGGGGAGACCCATGAACGTCAGATGAAGTGCCGAGGACATTCTCTCCAACACTGCGTTTGTTAAAAGTCTTGGAAATTCATCAGCGCTTTTTAATAATTACAAGAGGCACAGCATCACCTAGTGgctgaagcagaggaggaggtgcaGGAGACACCGAGGTCCTTCCAACCTGAGCCCTGAGCTGGAGCGCAGAGGAGTTTGGGATTTAGGAACAGGAGCTGGAGGTGGGAGGTGGAAGGCTGGTTCTTGACatgtcccccccccaaaagtcCCATTTTCTACTTCCTCTACCCTGTGGCAGAGGGTAAATGAGGCACCTAGGGCATCAGCTTCATTACTGCAGCGGACAAGGGCCTGATCACGGAATGCCTGGGGCACAGGCTGCTTCCCTTGAGCAGAGCTGCAGTTGGCCGGCATGCTGCTGATGCTGCGTGGCAGGGAGAGCTGTGCCACAGCGCATAGTGGCAAAGCCAGAGACTCCGGAGTACAAACACCACCATTACAGCATATGCTGTGGTGGCACTTTCATGTCCGGACAGTACCAGGCTGTGCACAAACACTTCTGCCACCACAAGGAAGTATAAACCAGAATCTGAAGGTCACTCAtatgcagggccaggcaggagagcagctttCGGAGCAACGTGGTGGCACGCTGGCTTCTCTGGGGCAGTATCAAATTCTGCTCCCCCAAGGCTACTGGACCAGGACTCCTGTGTCCCGCTTGATTTTCTCCCAGAGGCTGCATGGAGAGTAAGAATCTGGGATGGTATTTCTGCTGGTGGTGTCACTACTACCTTCTGGCAGATTCCTGCAGCAGAGGACAAAGCTCTGGCCAAAGACCCTTTTGACCCCAGTATCCCTGTGGAACTCAAGTGCTAACATCTCCTTGCTGTGCAGCAAGGAGAAAGCACAGCTCTCTCCCCAGGAGCATCATCCCCTGTCGTGTACATGGAAACACGTGGGTGAAGAAGGGCTCAGGCTCCCAGGCTGTCCCCGTGCTGTACAAGCTATTCAAACGGGCTCTGAGCAAGGAGAGAGGAAGGCAAATGGGAACATGCTGTTAGTAACATGGGCTTGGGAGACACCTACAGAGGACCACAATCAAAAGCAGACTGGTGCACTGAAGCCCCGCTGCAGAAGTTTGCATGATTCATAGCTTTGCCTTggtgacagagggaaaaaaaatggtactTAATTTTAGTACAGGTGTTTCCAGGCAcctgtgctgcttttatttctgattttctcaGCACCACAGCTGTGTCAGCACAGAGCTGGGCTTCCTAAGTAAAGCTGAGACTTACAAAAGGTCTTAGAGGGGATAGGAACCCACCTTCTCCTGGACGGAAGATCCTTGTCGTGATCCCTACCAAAGCACAAGCTTTGGGAGACAGAGCCAAGAGCAAGAGACTGAGGAGGTTCCTGAAGTCTTTAAAGAAAAGCCATTACAGCAAATTTATTCACAGAAGAAAGCTACTGATGAAGGAAAGCGTGCCCTCAGGTCTGGGTACTTCTGCAAATATGGTCCTGCAGAGGGCAGGCCCCAGGTATTCTCACCACTTGGTTTAGTACTCAGGGCCTCTGGTGTGCATGGACAGCAAAAGATGCCAAAATTTAGGACCCACTGTGAAGCAGGCTTTTGTAGTGCAGAAATCAGGTTGGCATTGacatggggaaaggggaggaagcaATATAGGAGCAGCGACATGTACGCTGTCATGTAGAATACAATGTGCTTCTAGCAGGCTGTGAGTTAGTTACAACATGTTTGACCTGGTTTTGAGACGAGGTGAGAGGTTTGCCCTGCTCTTGTTTCCCTTGCCACATCCGTTCTAATTACCACAGATCTGAGGCTGGGAGATGCCATCTCCTGCCTGGGTGTGATTAGCCTGCAGACAGCCTCAGAATAGCTCCAGCCTACACACTGGCTGCTAATGCTCTCTCTACAAAGGAAagcaaccaaaacaaacaagagcAGCTTGGAAAGCTGATACTGCAGCCTACCTCACAGGAAAGAGGATGGGGACCCTGCTGATCTTGCTTCAAATGGTGCTATTTTAATTACATTGTACAACTGCCTGAATGCTGCAAAGCAGCAAAGTGCTCTAGCACACAAGCCTTGGCAAGGAGGGCCCTGGAGACCCTGCAAGCTCATAGAGACATTGGAGGAGGAAGCTGAGAACCACTGCAAGAAAAAGCAGTGCTGCCTTAAGCTAGGCCCCTAAGTCCTGGGGGCAGCCCCCCAGATTTTGTCAAGGACATTGGTGCCTCTGTGGGGCAGCACACAGCAGAGTCATGGGAAGCAGTGTTGGATCCTTTTGCACAGGCACATGGCCACCTTGCCTTCCCCAAAGCTGTCTTTGTCTTCCCAGGTCTAGCAAATCTGGTTAATCATTACTGACCATTTTGAAGGTCTCCAAGTTCTTTGCCTGCAttcatgttttttttgttttgccattaCAGTGCCAAAGGCATTACTACACACACTGTCCTGCTCACTCACCCACTGAAGCTGCCTCTAAAAGCCAGcaaaggcagagctctgcctcAGGCACTGCATTG
This genomic window from Accipiter gentilis chromosome 5, bAccGen1.1, whole genome shotgun sequence contains:
- the HSPB2 gene encoding heat shock protein beta-2, which encodes MAARTVPHAYPMSSEYEFANPSKIYDQNFGEGVSPCEILAPALYHGYYIRPRINKQLDRGTSEISLNEHKFQVFLDVCHFLPDELTVRTVDNLLEVMGQHPQKADRHGFISREFTRTYILPLDVDPLLVRATLSHDGILSIVAPRTGKEVKARVNEVKITQQEQPEEQSEEGKGKEES